In the Quercus lobata isolate SW786 chromosome 5, ValleyOak3.0 Primary Assembly, whole genome shotgun sequence genome, one interval contains:
- the LOC115989173 gene encoding uncharacterized protein LOC115989173, which yields MEITQRRQTREEHAGQTQGHGDTQNTEIGSQFRGTTSRTVPHLKEEMDQMKKVMEEMKENMRRTNPIEDLVHRTDSPFTASINGHPLPSKFKLPSLDSYDGTRDPFDHIAIFKTTMHLQGVPDEIMCRAFPTTLKGPARVWFSKIPPSSVSSFEELSKLFVNNFIGGQRHKRSSSSLLTIEQGENESLRSFITRFNREALSVDEVDDKLLLAAFHNGINSDLFIHKLYEKEPQTMAELVHSAQNFMNAEDAIIAKKRKRAERMEAHPARHSEQAPCPKKGRTEDRKERDGRKTGPLGRSQNYTPLNAPLNQVLMQIKDDPSLKWPEKMKGDPNKRNKNKYCRFHRDHGHDMDECYDLKQQIENLIRQGKLKHFVGRDRTDEKQKGKMEESSRPPLGEIRIIVGGNPMGQSSKSKKTYLKAVQNVQLSG from the coding sequence ATGGAGATCACTCAGAGAAGACAGACACGTGAGGAACACGCAGGGCAGACACAAGGCCATGGTGACACACAGAATACTGAGATTGGAAGTCAGTTTAGAGGCACCACCTCACGAACAGTGCCACACTTAAAAGAggagatggaccaaatgaagaaagtcatggaggagatgaaggagaaCATGAGGAGAACGAATCCTATAGAGGATTTGGTCCACAGGACTGACTCTCCttttacggcttccatcaatggccaccctctaccatcaaagttcaaactaCCTTCCCTGGACTCGTATGATGGGACACGTGACCCCTTCGATCACATTGCAATATTCAAGACaacaatgcaccttcaaggggtccCTGATGAAATCATGTGTCGAGCCTTCCCTACTACCCTTAAAGGCCCGGCACGAGTTTGGTTCAGTAAAATCCCCCCAAGTTCCGTAAGTTCTTTCGAAGAGTTAAGCAAATTGTTTGTGAACAATTTCATCGGAGGACAGAGGCACAAGCGCTCTTCGTCCAGCTTACTGACCATAGAACAAGGGGAGAACGAAAGCCTGCGGTCATTCATCACTCGCTTCAACAGAGAAGCCCTTAGTGTGGACGAGGTGGACGACAAGCTTCTACTAGCAGCCTTCCACAACGGGATTAATTCGGATTTATTCATCCACAAGCTATACGAGAAGGAGCCTCAAACCATGGCCGAgctcgtccattcggctcagaacttcatgaatgcagaagatgcaatcATAGCCAAGAAGCGGAAAAGAGCTGAGAGGATGGAAGCGCACCCAGCTCGACACTCAGAACAAGCCCCttgtccaaagaagggacggacggaAGATAGGAAGGAACGAGATGGCAGGAAGACAGGTCCCTTGGGAAGAAGCCAGAACTATACGCCCCTGAACGCTCCACTTAATCAGGTtctcatgcaaatcaaagacgATCCTTCTTTAAAATGGCCAGAGAAGATGAAAGGGGATCCCAACAAGCGcaataagaacaaatattgtCGCTTTCACAGGGACCATGGGCATGACATGGATGAGTGTTATGACCTAAAACAGCAAATTGAGAACCTTATCAGGCAAGGAAAGTTGAAGCACTTCGTTGGAAGGGATCGTACAGATGAGAAGCAAAAAGGCAAAATGGAGGAATCATCCCGGCCCCCACTCGGGGAGATAAGGATTATCGTTGGAGGGAACCCGATGGGGCAATCTTCCAAGTCGAAGAAGACGTATCTCAAAGCGGTACAAAATGTCCAGCTCTCTGGGTGA